From a single Arachis hypogaea cultivar Tifrunner chromosome 3, arahy.Tifrunner.gnm2.J5K5, whole genome shotgun sequence genomic region:
- the LOC140183399 gene encoding uncharacterized protein: MRLSRDYVNYHDKETMDFAAWLLQVGDGLLGDNIAGESKIQIPHEFLLTSEKSSLGDLVNFVFPNLLNSLSNYDFFKQRCILAPTLNVVSEVNTYVMSLIPGEHREYLSSDYVYTEEGNMEAELYTMSPEMLNLINFSGIPQHKLEFKFGVPVMLLQNIDQSNGLCNGIKLQVWRLGDHVVECLILIGRNVGDVPRMNLVPNNETLAVKFTRRQFPLMLSFAMTINKSQG; this comes from the coding sequence ATGAGGCTCTCTAGAGATTATGTGAATTACCATGATAAAGAGACCATGGATTTTGCTGCATGGTTGCTACAAGTTGGTGATGGATTGTTGGGGGACAACATAGCTGGGGAATCCAAAATACAAATACCTCATGAGTTTCTTTTGACATCTGAGAAATCTTCATTAGGCGATTTAGTTAATTTTGTCTTTCCTAATCTGCTAAATTCACTGTCAAATTATGATTTTTTCAAGCAAAGATGTATTTTGGCTCCTACTCTCAATGTTGTGTCAGAAGTTAACACCTATGTCATGTCACTAATTCCTGGTGAGCACAGAGAATATTTGAGTTCTGATTATGTATATACAGAGGAAGGTAACATGGAAGCTGAACTATACACGATGAGTCCagagatgttgaatttgattaatttttcagGAATTCCACAACACAAGTtagaattcaagtttggtgttcccgTAATGCTGTTACAAAACATTGATCAGTCAAATGGGTTATGTAATGGAATAAAGCTCCAAGTTTGGCGACTTGGAGATCATGTTGTGGAATGTTTGATTCTTATAGGTCGCAACGTTGGCGATGTTCCTCGCATGAATTTGGTCCCTAACAACGAAACACTAGCAGTGAAATTTACACGTAGACAGTTTCCATTGATGCTATCTTTTGCAATGACAATAAATAAGTCTCAAGGATAG
- the LOC140183398 gene encoding uncharacterized protein, with protein sequence MVESERLQFHRYNQKKFRVHKLNGLHECLVQGETIAAKTGRRVILPGTFVGSLRYMYNNCKDAFAICCYAGYPSYFITITCSPEWKEIKECVSPYSLKPEDRPNIICCIFKIKLEELISDLKKSDVFGKPRAISTVEFQKRGLPHCHILLFLHLDVKPHNSQDIDFHFSADTPNQSQNPMLYFLVKRFMVHGSCGVLNPKSPCMVNGKCSKFFPMSPRAKTTIDEAGFSKYMRPDNNRTILKKDVCLDNRFIVPYNPQLLAKYGCHINVEYTCLSAAIKYLFKYVHKGNDRVTTSFFKVDDGFGSAVQVDEIQNYYDCRYISACEAALRLFGFEIHYKELNVIRFPFHLPGQQSVIYEDNDAIDNVKKACYVLGLLQDDKEYIDALKETSLWASSDYIRRLFVVLLTSNNMGRPEYVWQQCWAYFLDDIIYELKKMSMEKRLVSGYSYIDIHNSNIWNIQKCHFQRMLLPNGRIAHSRFKVPLSIGEDSICNIKPGSSLVRLISFSNLIIWDEAPMLSKFRYEALDKYFKDILRFDEGFRADLPFASKVVVLGGNF encoded by the exons ATGGTTGAGTCTGAGCGATTGCAATTTCATAGGTATAATCAAAAGAAGTTTCGAGTGCACAAGCTGAACGGTCTACATGAATGTCTGGTGCAGGGAGAGACAATTGCAGCAAAAACTGGTAGGCGGGTAATACTCCCTGGTACATTTGTTGGCAGTCTGAGATACATGTATAACAATTGTAAGGATGCATTTGCTATTTGTTGCTATGCTGGATATCCAAGCTATTTTATCACTATCACATGTAGTCCTGAATGGAAAGAGATTAAAGAATGTGTATCTCCTTACTCTTTGAAACCTGAAGATAGGCCAAACATTATATGTTGCATCTTTAAGATAAAGCTTGAGGAGTTGATCAGTGATTTAAAAAAGAGTGATGTGTTTGGAAAGCCAAGAGCAA TTTCTACCGTCGAATTCCAGAAGAGGGGACTTCCACATTGCCACATATTGCTCTTTTTACATCTAGATGTAAAGCCACATAATTCACAAGACATCGATTTCCATTTCTCTGCAGATACACCTAATCAGTCTCAAAACCCAATGCTATATTTTTTGGTTAAGAGATTCATGGTTCATGGTTCATGTGGTGTGCTTAATCCAAAGAGTCCATGTATGGTGAATGGAAAATGCTCCAAATTCTTTCCTATGAGTCCACGAGCCAAAACCACGATAGATGAAGCAGGATTTTCCAAATATATGAGACCTGACAATAATCGAACAATCTTGAAGAAAGATGTTTGTCTTGACAACCGGTTTATAGTGCCCTATAATCCACAGTTACTAGCAAAATATGGTTGTCATATTAATGTTGAGTACACCTGTCTGTCGGCTGCCATTAAGTATCTATTTAAGTATGTTCATAAGGGCAATGACCGAGTTACAACATCATTTTTCAAGGTTGACGATGGATTTGGTTCAGCTGTACAAGTAGATGAGATACAAAATTATTATGATTGTAGGTACATTTCTGCTTGCGAAGCTGCTTTGAGGTTATTTGGTTTTGAAATTCATTACAAAGAGCTGAACGTCATTAGATTTCCATTTCATCTTCCAGGTCAACAGTCAGTAATATATGAAGATAATGATGCAATTGATAATGTT AAAAAGGCTTGCTACGTGCTTGGACTTTTGCAAGATGACAAAGAATATATTGATGCATTAAAAGAGACAAGTCTATGGGCTTCCTCCGATTATATTAGGAGACTATTTGTGGTCTTGCTAACATCAAATAATATGGGAAGACCAGAGTATGTGTGGCAGCAATGTTGGGCTTATTTCTTGGATGATATTATATACGAACTAAAGAAGATGTCTATGGAAAAAAGGTTGGTATCGGGGTATTCTTACATCGATATACACAATTCTAATATAT GGAATATCCAAAAATGCCATTTCCAGAGAATGTTATTGCCTAATGGAAGAATTGCGCACTCGCGCTTTAAGGTCCCATTAAGCATTGGTGAAGACTCGATTTGCAACATCAAACCTGGTTCATCGCTTGTAAGACTCAtctcattttcaaatttaataatttgggACGAGGCTCCAATGTTAAGTAAGTTTCGCTATGAAGCGTTAGACAAGTATTTTAAGGATATACTCCGATTTGATGAAGGTTTCAGAGCAGATCTTCCTTTTGCTAGTAAAGTTGTTGTCCTTGGCGGGAATTTTTGA